The DNA region CGAGGAGTTCTCAGGGAGATGTTTCTGCTTTGGAGAACAGGGAGAGGAGGATTTATGGTTTGCAGTATCATCCTGAGGTATAAGATTCTTTGTTCATGatgaaagtttgaatctttagaTGCTCTATGTTAAATGAACCTCATGAGACTTGGGAAGTAATTGAAAAAGTCTTACATTGGTTAGAGTCTGGATGATGAAATggctcttattttattttttagcgGATGTTAAAAGTTTGTATCTTTCACGTTTTAGTTGTTATTCATATCTTAAGCATCTCAAGAGACTCGGGAGCATTTATTCTTTCatgtaagtaaaaaaaaagtaagactTTTGTTGATGATTTGGTACTTCTTTTGATTGACAGGTTGCTTCTGCTCTTTCAATTTCAGTGATACACTCTGTAATAGGTTTGAAGAAGTTCTCATGTGTTAAAAGAGATATTGCAGGTTGACTGAGAATAAGATATTGTTTTCTGTTGTCTGTGTTCTTTCCCTTTCTCTACTTTACATGATTTTTGGCTGGTTTTGTAACAGATCCGACAAAAAGGGCATGACGTTTGTGGAAGAAAAGTTGAGGCCAGTACCATGTTCTTCTCAGTTCTTCATTGAACTTTCATGTCTCTTTTTATTTAGTGTTAGATGTATTTCTAAGTAATCAGTAGTGCGTGTCTTATTACAATCTAAATTTGATGTGCTGTGTCAAATGTCTAGCTTacaatgtttattttataatattggCAGGTTTGACGATCAAATCGGACTGAACGGAAATACTTTAGCCGACGGAGAAACAAAGATTAGTTTACAATTGTAATAGCTCCCACATGCATCACATGGtctgtaaaaattaaaatttctggCTTAGGATATTAAACAGGATTTTATCCCTGGACGAAATTCGTGTAGGGTGTCATCGCAAAATGGTTACGAAACTGCACGAATATTAACGGATATCCATTCAGTAATATTACACACAACAACAAACTGAAACTGTAATCAACTGTCAACAAATAAAAAGACTTCATCTAAACCATGTGTTCACCAAGGTTGAGACCTCATAAGAAAAGTATTGAAAGTTTATATGCTTTATAACTTAATCTTtgactttttattaattaatagtttTTGAAGTTTAacgacaaaaaaataaaaaggaaaataaaaatcaaggATGCTATATCGAAttagaaattatttaaatttttaatttgtgaTATTAACACAagattttgaaatgtttttattggaaactaaaaatatgtaaataatgtTTCTGAAACATAATGTTGGactgaaaatat from Raphanus sativus cultivar WK10039 chromosome 8, ASM80110v3, whole genome shotgun sequence includes:
- the LOC108821563 gene encoding uncharacterized protein LOC108821563: MSHGDEAVELPDGFEVVARSSQGDVSALENRERRIYGLQYHPEVASALSISVIHSVIGLKKFSCVKRDIADPTKRA